The following coding sequences lie in one Spinacia oleracea cultivar Varoflay chromosome 1, BTI_SOV_V1, whole genome shotgun sequence genomic window:
- the LOC110797541 gene encoding regulator of nonsense transcripts UPF2 isoform X1, with protein sequence MSLRQSNLKPERPDPVFLRTLDSSIKRNTAVIKKLKQISEDQREGLMDDLRGVNLSKFVTEAVAAICDAKLKTSDIQAAVQICSFLHQRYLDFSSSLTQGLSKVLFSGKATEDLETDKNSKAMKKRSSLKLLLELYFVGVIEDSSVFVNIIKDLTSLEHLKDRDATQTNLSLLATFARQGRVFLGLPLSGPEADEEFFKSLNVTADQKKIFKKAFHVYYDAVAEVLHAEHASLRQMEHENAKILNAKGELSDDNASLYEKLRKSYDHLYRGVTSLAEALDMQPPVMHEDGHTTRVTSGDDSSSAAGKESSAVEAVWDDEDTRSFYECLPDLRAFVPAVLLGDADSKASEQHAKTQDQSSDAASEHDQGHPAAEDTVESSVDSPTLQDGKIIDKGKDKEGKGKDREEKEKNKEVDKERGKDKDADKKGDKEKEKHKGLEGTNLETLVQRLPGSVSRDLIDQLTVEFCYLNSKTNRKKLVRALFNVPRTSLELLPYYSRMVATLSTCMKDISSMLLQMLEEEFNFLINKKDQMNIETKVRNIRFIGELCKFKIAPAGLVFSCLKACLDEFTHHNIDVACNLLETCGRFLYRSPETTIRMANMLEILMRLKNVKNLDPRHSTLVENAYYLCKPPERPARITKVRPPLHQYIRKMLFSDLDKSSIEHVLRQLRKLPWSECEPYLLKCFLKVHRGKYGQIHLIASLTAGLNRYHDDFAVAVVDEVLEEIRLGLELNDFTMQQRRLAHMRFLGELYNYEHVDSSVIFETLYLILVFGHGTAEQDVLDPPEDCFRIRMVITLLETCGHYFDRGSSRRKLDRFLIHFQRYTLGKGVLPLDIEFDLQDLFADLRPNMSRHTSIEEVNDALAELEEHEGKVSSERHSENEKRSSSISRNNLVNGQGLANGVDENGGAHEDIIGDSETDSDSGSIGAGGHDDDDDMYDENHDAGSEVEDDDDDVGPASDEDGEIHVRQKASARVQKEESEFDRELKALMQESLESRKLELRSRPTLDMMIPMSILEGSSKDHHGKGIEGESGEDTLEEENGGNREVRVKVLVKRGHKQQTRQMSIPQDCSLVRSTKQKEAAELEEKQDIKRLVLEYNDREEEELNGVGVGNQIMGWTQSGIGRIPGRGSAWEGSGGRGSGSRHRYHHHSGGGHFYSRRR encoded by the exons ATGAGTCTCCGTCAAAGTAACTTGAAGCCTGAAAGACCTG ATCCTGTTTTCTTGAGGACGCTGGATTCCAGCATCAAACGTAACACTGCAGTTATTAAAAAGCTTAAACAGATAAGTGAAGATCAACGAGAAGGCTTGATGGATGATTTGCGAGGTGTCAACCTGAGTAAATTCGTGACTGAGGCAGTGGCAGCTATATGTGATGCGAAGCTAAAAACTTCAGACATTCAGGCTGCTGTTCAG ATTTGTTCATTTCTTCACCAAAGATACCTGGATTTCTCATCGAGCCTGACCCAGGGGTTATCAAAAGTGTTATTTTCTGGGAAAGCAACAGAAGACCTGGAGACAGATAAAAACTCAAAAGCCATGAAGAAGCGCAGCTCCTTAAAGCTCCTTTTGGAATTGTACTTTGTTGGGGTCATAGAAGATAGTAGTGTTTTTGTCAACATCATCAAAGATCTTACGAGTTTGGAACACCTAAAGGACCGAGATGCTACTCAGACTAATCTGTCTCTGCTTGCTACATTTGCACGTCAAGGAAGAGTTTTCCTGGGCCTTCCACTTTCTGGACCAGAAGCTGATGAAGAG TTTTTCAAAAGCCTTAATGTCACTGCTGATCAGAAGAAAATCTTCAAGAAGGCGTTTCATGTGTATTATGATGCTGTTGCTGAAGTCCTACATGCTGAGCATGCT TCTCTTCGCCAGATGGAGCATGAGAATGCAAAAATTTTGAATGCGAAAGGGGAGCTAAGTGATGATAATGCATCATTATACGAGAAGTTGCGAAAATCTTATGACCATTTGTACCGGGGTGTCACATC TTTAGCTGAAGCCCTTGATATGCAACCTCCAGTGATGCATGAGGATGGTCATACTACCAGGGTAACTAGTGGGGATGATTCTTCTTCTGCTGCTGGAAAGGAATCTTCTGCTGTTGAAGCtgtgtgggatgatgaagaTACAAGATCTTTCTATGAGTGCTTACCCGATCTTAG AGCATTTGTTCCAGCCGTTTTACTGGGGGATGCTGATTCCAAGGCCAGTGAGCAACATGCAAAGACGCAAGACCAATCATCT GATGCTGCCTCAGAACATGATCAGGGTCACCCAGCTGCGGAGGATACTGTTGAGTCCTCTGTTGACTCTCCAACTTTGCAGGATGGTAAAATAATTGACAAAGGAAAGGATAAAGAAGGAAAGGGAAAAGATAGAGAGGAGAAAGAGAAGAATAAAGAAGTTGACAAAGAGAGAGGAAAAGATAAAGATGCAGATAAGAAAGGAgataaagaaaaggaaaaacataAAGGTCTCGAGGGTACCAATCTGGAAACTTTGGTGCAGCGCCTCCCAGGTTCTGTCAGCCGTGATCTTATTGATCAGTTAACT GTAGAATTTTGCTATTTGAACTCAAAGACTAATCGAAAAAAGCTTGTGAGGGCATTATTCAATGTTCCCAGAACCTCCTTAGAGTTGCTTCCATACTACTCTCGCATGGTTGCCACATTGTCTACTTGTATGAAGGATATCTCTTCAATGCTTCTTCAGATGTTGGAAGAGGAGTTCAACTTCTTGATAAACAAGAAG GATCAAATGAACATTGAAACAAAGGTCAGGAATATCCGGTTTATTGGGGAACTGTGCAAATTTAAGATTGCCCCAGCTGGCCTTGTATTTAGCTGCTTAAAG GCTTGCTTGGATGAATTTACCCATCATAATATAGACGTGGCTTGCAATCTTCTGGAGACATGTGGGCGGTTCTTATATCGTTCTCCTGAAACCACAATACGCATGGCTAATATGTTGGAGATACTTATGCGGCTGAAAAATGTGAAGAATCTGGACCCTCGTCATAGCACTCTTGTTGAAAATGCATATTATCTCTGCAAACCTCCTGAGAGACCTGCCAGAATCACTAAAGTCCGCCCTCCCTTGCATCAG TACATTAGGAAAATGCTCTTCTCAGATCTGGACAAATCCTCCATTGAGCATGTGCTTAGACAACTTCGGAAATTGCCATGGAGTGAATGTGAGCCATATCTGCTGAAATGCTTTTTGAAGGTTCATCGCGGAAAATATGGGCAAATTCACCTTATTGCATCACTGACAGCTGGACTCAACCGTTACCATGATGATtttgctgttgctgttgttgaTGAG GTTTTGGAAGAAATCAGACTGGGGCTAGAGTTGAATGACTTCACTATGCAGCAACGACGGCTTGCACACATGCGTTTCTTAGGGGAGCTGTATAACTATGAGCATGTGGACTCATCTGTTATCTTTGAGACGCTATACTTGATTCTTGTTTTTGGCCATGGCACTGCTGAG CAAGATGTCCTGGATCCTCCCGAGGATTGTTTCCGTATTAGGATGGTTATTACACTTCTTGAGACCTGCGGACACTACTTTGACCGAGGTTCATCCAGAAGGAAACTTGATCGATTTTTGATACATTTCCAAAGATATACCCTGGGCAAGGGTGTTTTACCGCTTGATATCGAGTTCGACTTACAG GATCTCTTTGCTGATCTGCGGCCAAATATGTCTCGCCATACCTCCATTGAAGAAGTCAATGATGCCCTTGCGGAACTGGAGGAGCATGAAGGTAAAGTCAGTAGTGAAAGACATTCAGAGAATGAGAAGCGTTCAAGCAGTATCTCTCGAAATAATCTTGTTAATGGTCAAGGCCTTGCAAATGGTGTTGATGAAAATGGGGGTGCACACGAGGATATAATAGGGGATAGTGAAACGGACTCGGACAGTGGCTCAATAGGTGCTGGGGGtcatgatgacgatgatgacaTGTATGATGAGAATCATGATGCAGGGAGTGAGgttgaggatgatgatgatgatgtagggCCTGCTTCTGATGAAGATGGTGAAATTCATGTCAGGCAGAAGGCATCTGCCCGGGTTCAGAAGGAAGAATCTGAGTTTGACAGGGAGCTCAAAGCTCTTATGCAGGAGAGCTTAGAATCTCGTAAGCTGGAACTGCGATCCCGCCCAACACTTGACATGATGATACCAATGAGCATTTTGGAAGGTTCTTCTAAGGATCATCATGGAAAAGGGATTGAAGGGGAGAGCGGGGAAGACACATTGGAGGAAGAGAATGGAGGAAACCGAGAGGTGCGTGTAAAAGTTCTTGTGAAACGAGGACACAAGCAACAGACAAGGCAAATGTCGATTCCTCAAGATTGTTCTCTAGTGAGGAGTACGAAGCAGAAAGAAGCTGCTGAGCTTGAAGAGAAGCAGGACATAAAGCGATTAGTTCTGGAGTACAATGATAGAGAAGAAGAGGAGCTTAATGGGGTTGGGGTTGGTAACCAAATAATGGGTTGGACACAATCTGGGATAGGCCGAATACCTGGTCGTGGTAGCGCTTGGGAAGGAAGTGGTGGTAGAGGTTCTGGCTCACGTCATAGGTACCACCATCATTCTGGTGGTGGACATTTTTATAGTCGAAGAAGATGA
- the LOC110797541 gene encoding regulator of nonsense transcripts UPF2 isoform X2: MLLRLICLCLLHLHVKEEFSWAFHFLDQKLMKSFSKALMSLLIRRKSSRRRFMCIMMLLLKSYMLSMLLAEALDMQPPVMHEDGHTTRVTSGDDSSSAAGKESSAVEAVWDDEDTRSFYECLPDLRAFVPAVLLGDADSKASEQHAKTQDQSSDAASEHDQGHPAAEDTVESSVDSPTLQDGKIIDKGKDKEGKGKDREEKEKNKEVDKERGKDKDADKKGDKEKEKHKGLEGTNLETLVQRLPGSVSRDLIDQLTVEFCYLNSKTNRKKLVRALFNVPRTSLELLPYYSRMVATLSTCMKDISSMLLQMLEEEFNFLINKKDQMNIETKVRNIRFIGELCKFKIAPAGLVFSCLKACLDEFTHHNIDVACNLLETCGRFLYRSPETTIRMANMLEILMRLKNVKNLDPRHSTLVENAYYLCKPPERPARITKVRPPLHQYIRKMLFSDLDKSSIEHVLRQLRKLPWSECEPYLLKCFLKVHRGKYGQIHLIASLTAGLNRYHDDFAVAVVDEVLEEIRLGLELNDFTMQQRRLAHMRFLGELYNYEHVDSSVIFETLYLILVFGHGTAEQDVLDPPEDCFRIRMVITLLETCGHYFDRGSSRRKLDRFLIHFQRYTLGKGVLPLDIEFDLQDLFADLRPNMSRHTSIEEVNDALAELEEHEGKVSSERHSENEKRSSSISRNNLVNGQGLANGVDENGGAHEDIIGDSETDSDSGSIGAGGHDDDDDMYDENHDAGSEVEDDDDDVGPASDEDGEIHVRQKASARVQKEESEFDRELKALMQESLESRKLELRSRPTLDMMIPMSILEGSSKDHHGKGIEGESGEDTLEEENGGNREVRVKVLVKRGHKQQTRQMSIPQDCSLVRSTKQKEAAELEEKQDIKRLVLEYNDREEEELNGVGVGNQIMGWTQSGIGRIPGRGSAWEGSGGRGSGSRHRYHHHSGGGHFYSRRR, translated from the exons ATGCTACTCAGACTAATCTGTCTCTGCTTGCTACATTTGCACGTCAAGGAAGAGTTTTCCTGGGCCTTCCACTTTCTGGACCAGAAGCTGATGAAGAG TTTTTCAAAAGCCTTAATGTCACTGCTGATCAGAAGAAAATCTTCAAGAAGGCGTTTCATGTGTATTATGATGCTGTTGCTGAAGTCCTACATGCTGAGCATGCT TTTAGCTGAAGCCCTTGATATGCAACCTCCAGTGATGCATGAGGATGGTCATACTACCAGGGTAACTAGTGGGGATGATTCTTCTTCTGCTGCTGGAAAGGAATCTTCTGCTGTTGAAGCtgtgtgggatgatgaagaTACAAGATCTTTCTATGAGTGCTTACCCGATCTTAG AGCATTTGTTCCAGCCGTTTTACTGGGGGATGCTGATTCCAAGGCCAGTGAGCAACATGCAAAGACGCAAGACCAATCATCT GATGCTGCCTCAGAACATGATCAGGGTCACCCAGCTGCGGAGGATACTGTTGAGTCCTCTGTTGACTCTCCAACTTTGCAGGATGGTAAAATAATTGACAAAGGAAAGGATAAAGAAGGAAAGGGAAAAGATAGAGAGGAGAAAGAGAAGAATAAAGAAGTTGACAAAGAGAGAGGAAAAGATAAAGATGCAGATAAGAAAGGAgataaagaaaaggaaaaacataAAGGTCTCGAGGGTACCAATCTGGAAACTTTGGTGCAGCGCCTCCCAGGTTCTGTCAGCCGTGATCTTATTGATCAGTTAACT GTAGAATTTTGCTATTTGAACTCAAAGACTAATCGAAAAAAGCTTGTGAGGGCATTATTCAATGTTCCCAGAACCTCCTTAGAGTTGCTTCCATACTACTCTCGCATGGTTGCCACATTGTCTACTTGTATGAAGGATATCTCTTCAATGCTTCTTCAGATGTTGGAAGAGGAGTTCAACTTCTTGATAAACAAGAAG GATCAAATGAACATTGAAACAAAGGTCAGGAATATCCGGTTTATTGGGGAACTGTGCAAATTTAAGATTGCCCCAGCTGGCCTTGTATTTAGCTGCTTAAAG GCTTGCTTGGATGAATTTACCCATCATAATATAGACGTGGCTTGCAATCTTCTGGAGACATGTGGGCGGTTCTTATATCGTTCTCCTGAAACCACAATACGCATGGCTAATATGTTGGAGATACTTATGCGGCTGAAAAATGTGAAGAATCTGGACCCTCGTCATAGCACTCTTGTTGAAAATGCATATTATCTCTGCAAACCTCCTGAGAGACCTGCCAGAATCACTAAAGTCCGCCCTCCCTTGCATCAG TACATTAGGAAAATGCTCTTCTCAGATCTGGACAAATCCTCCATTGAGCATGTGCTTAGACAACTTCGGAAATTGCCATGGAGTGAATGTGAGCCATATCTGCTGAAATGCTTTTTGAAGGTTCATCGCGGAAAATATGGGCAAATTCACCTTATTGCATCACTGACAGCTGGACTCAACCGTTACCATGATGATtttgctgttgctgttgttgaTGAG GTTTTGGAAGAAATCAGACTGGGGCTAGAGTTGAATGACTTCACTATGCAGCAACGACGGCTTGCACACATGCGTTTCTTAGGGGAGCTGTATAACTATGAGCATGTGGACTCATCTGTTATCTTTGAGACGCTATACTTGATTCTTGTTTTTGGCCATGGCACTGCTGAG CAAGATGTCCTGGATCCTCCCGAGGATTGTTTCCGTATTAGGATGGTTATTACACTTCTTGAGACCTGCGGACACTACTTTGACCGAGGTTCATCCAGAAGGAAACTTGATCGATTTTTGATACATTTCCAAAGATATACCCTGGGCAAGGGTGTTTTACCGCTTGATATCGAGTTCGACTTACAG GATCTCTTTGCTGATCTGCGGCCAAATATGTCTCGCCATACCTCCATTGAAGAAGTCAATGATGCCCTTGCGGAACTGGAGGAGCATGAAGGTAAAGTCAGTAGTGAAAGACATTCAGAGAATGAGAAGCGTTCAAGCAGTATCTCTCGAAATAATCTTGTTAATGGTCAAGGCCTTGCAAATGGTGTTGATGAAAATGGGGGTGCACACGAGGATATAATAGGGGATAGTGAAACGGACTCGGACAGTGGCTCAATAGGTGCTGGGGGtcatgatgacgatgatgacaTGTATGATGAGAATCATGATGCAGGGAGTGAGgttgaggatgatgatgatgatgtagggCCTGCTTCTGATGAAGATGGTGAAATTCATGTCAGGCAGAAGGCATCTGCCCGGGTTCAGAAGGAAGAATCTGAGTTTGACAGGGAGCTCAAAGCTCTTATGCAGGAGAGCTTAGAATCTCGTAAGCTGGAACTGCGATCCCGCCCAACACTTGACATGATGATACCAATGAGCATTTTGGAAGGTTCTTCTAAGGATCATCATGGAAAAGGGATTGAAGGGGAGAGCGGGGAAGACACATTGGAGGAAGAGAATGGAGGAAACCGAGAGGTGCGTGTAAAAGTTCTTGTGAAACGAGGACACAAGCAACAGACAAGGCAAATGTCGATTCCTCAAGATTGTTCTCTAGTGAGGAGTACGAAGCAGAAAGAAGCTGCTGAGCTTGAAGAGAAGCAGGACATAAAGCGATTAGTTCTGGAGTACAATGATAGAGAAGAAGAGGAGCTTAATGGGGTTGGGGTTGGTAACCAAATAATGGGTTGGACACAATCTGGGATAGGCCGAATACCTGGTCGTGGTAGCGCTTGGGAAGGAAGTGGTGGTAGAGGTTCTGGCTCACGTCATAGGTACCACCATCATTCTGGTGGTGGACATTTTTATAGTCGAAGAAGATGA